The genomic window aaaaatcttcagaaaattccccaaaataaaaGCCACAATATCTGCTACCTTCATTTCGACTCTTTGTTGTATTCTTTTTTaatcagagtttaaaatatgGATAGTCTGAATTTTAGGCTCAGATCCCAACCTTGTGTGCATCATCATTCCACTAAATGTGTTTATGTggagaaaaacattgaaaaatattaatacatgccTGTAACGAAGATACAAAGAAGGTGTCAGGTGGTCGTTAGATgtactaaaaataacagttaaatcacACACAATTTTTTCACAATCATTTGGATTCtcatgtgtagaatacaaattcacaaaaattttctgaaaattccaaaacataaaaaaaagttatatgcaatattatatttattagaaatgggttaaaataattgtttcttttctttgagCACATGTTCTTACCTTTATCCTAAAAAACTGACTAACTTGGAGATCAACTTgcaaaaatatgttgaaataacTTTGGTTCCAGAATTTTGATGAAGTTCTTCGAAAATCAATCATATTCCATAAATAAAAAATCTTTATCATTAAACATAAGTAATTCATCATTGCCATTTAGGAGTTCTGGAAGCTGAAACAAATATCTCATTTGGATGCAGGATAGTTCTTCTGGTTGATTCTTGATTAGGATATGTCTATTTGCTTTGATTATTTTGATTGATCCTCTTGATGTTGACAATACAAAAATCAGAACCAATCTTACTGATTTTTTGTTTCCATCCAAACCATTAGCAAACCAGATTTCAGTTATCTCCTCTTCTCATTAGTCCATTGCCATTCATTGCCTCAAATACTCTCTGTTAATTATGCAAACAGTTTGAGAAACCCATGACTTATCTCAGTCTCCAAGCAATACTCAAAATTAAACAGATTATGCTCTgttaaaaaaatgagaaatagaTTTCCTACATTCATTCATTGTCACGAATATAGTTAAAGACATCTAGATGGTACATGCTTCTTCTTTAAGATGAAGCCATAATTTCTGTTCAGTTGATAGATTAATAATGAGTTAATTACTTTCCCATTTTTGATACATACTTTGACAACATGACACTTGGGAATTattgtaaaataattataaaaaaatgacaTCAAATGAGAATTCATTGAAATTGGAATAAAATGTACTTGGGGATCTCTAATTGCAATGCATGTGGGGATAGGAGAAAGTATTAAGAAATATTCTGTATCTCTAGGACTTGAACCTGTAGGATAAAACTTATGGGATATTTAGAATTAGAACTCAAATTATACCCAGGGATAATTCTAACTTTCAAGGCttcagaattcttttttttttgttgaaagtagagggaagttgtggaagagggagacccaagaagacctgtccatcacaacagaattgatatcctaaaactaaggtgccatgtaaaaagcattagtgtgggtgctggtgccacatagaagcacacgtgatggtgacatataaaatgtacctggtacactctgtgcagtggctggcattaggaagggcatcaagttgaagaaaccaagccaaaacagactatggcgTCTAGTGTGGCCTCtgtccttgccagttcctgtcatgctttctaacccatgccagcatggaaaatggacgttaaatgttcatgatgttgatgaggatataCTGCTGCCCAGAAAAATAGTTTTCAAGTCCACTGTTCTTTAAATATGATTATCTGCAATCTCACAACAACCCATTAATGATAAATTTAATTGTCatcatatttctgatatatatatatatatatatatatatatatatcatgttatcagtgtctgttgttgatattgctgtATGACATAACAATGTTGTACTTGATGTCACCATATGACATAATTATGTCATACTTGATAACAAAGAAACAACGTAATAAAAGTAAGAAGGATAAATTTGGAATCAACTGATAATCCTCACTGTCTCTACTTCAAAGTTTTTCCACTTAAGTGAGGCCATCCTGGCACATGAATGGCCACATGTAAGAAGAAACTATGTAGCTATGCAGGGAATCATCAGCTAtttgcaaatacataaatgcaacgACATGCATTTAGTATTTGTTCTCATTTTTGCAgcccaaaacatacatacatcatcatcattttctaatgtctattttccacACTGGCATAGGCTGGAACTGATGAACAAGAACGACTGTGTCTGCTTTGgaaatggtttctatgactggatgccctttctgatgccaaccactttatggggtgtactgggtgctttttttcctggcaccagtactagtgaggtcatcaagtaaaagaaaatacatatatacatacacatacatacactagtttggatgatgataatgttgatgataatttcTTGGGTGTACATTGTTAAATGAATCTTAGTGAACATAAGAAAAGCACCAGTTTCATTTCATGACTGTGTTGTTTGTGCTAAAATGCTTAAATCaacatttcattttctgtttgaattGTGGTAAGTTATTAATGATGGGCAAGTGTGGTGGAGAGTGAATTCTAGAAGGAATGTGCAAATAATGAAAGTTTTTTCGATAAGACAATTTTGCCTGCATAGAACAATGCATTATAGAGAAAGTTACATAAGTTGTTGATAGATAtacttttaatgatttttatcaattATCTTTTTGAAAGTaggtaaaatatataatgtgtcacaattgtgatttttttttgtttgtttgttatattttagtAATCTTGGGTCGAGACAAGAAAGGTGTGGTTTCTGCATATACCCGATTGGAATTACTGGTTATTTCAGCAAGACAGAAACAACCTTTCACACACTTCCTCTCTATTCCAATCACAGCCAAATCTATACACAATCAAGTTTTGGAGTTTAAAGAAGATGTGCTTCGAGAATGTGATGGGGTAAATTTACTTAAAATTTactcaaaactttttaaaaacctggAGTTTGTGAACAATAGTGACTTAATaagttgattaaccctttcgttactatatttctgaccaaaatacaccccttatgtgtttcaattaatttctaacataatcataaatttagtctggtttcattaaacaactataacctttttatttatcaatatattaatgtgaattttggaagataatttaatgaaatgttctcaaccaattctatactataatttttgtcacaaagtgactctaattgcaggtagatacagtaaattcaacaaaatataaaattattaaaattttattcaaacatcactatagaaaatgggttattagctaatattcaattgggtatacaacaaaattttacgatagaatttgttattctgggtaactttctgatacccataataatatttatggcaaaatagtcttaatttcatttaaggttatgggaaaccactaactatcctttcttttgctttgtttacattcagCGTAACGGTTCGTATccgctgtaatgatttcaaataggctcattcgaaaaagtaaaaagaaatagtctaaggctttactcttctgggaaagtctgtggcttggtccagtttcttcagaaaaatcactgaaagaaacagtttttaaattttcactcatttcaggtgccaattcattttctttatcgctgtcggagctcttggattcactgttttcactttcggaaaatgaaacatcagattcattatcaaaaccacgtgcttttttttttcagtcatagagttagatttatgaaggtcttcagtagaaaatccttcgaattctgactcgctgcttgatataatgaaattcgtatccattttttgtcagaattacaaattttgaaaacacaataggaacaaatttcggaaaaaaatctcccaaaattcacggaattaaaattacacttcgattgttgtacaaaactgtagttgaactgtttacgaagtataatatgtgttttcacgaatgtactaaagagatttgctctgatattctcatttaaatatgaataggtaaatacgggcgggtttgggcggtttggtaacgaaagggttaagatagtTAATATCCTTCATTCACAATCTTTtcttaatttattagtttctgaaAATTGCCCATTTTTTacattctaaaaaaataaaaatcctcAGTTCTCAGTGATGAATTATTGCTATTAAGAATGACTTTTTTTGTCTGCTGAAATGACTGAAGTATCTCACTTGCAAATGTTTTATGAATATTCTGGCTGTAAAAACGAAAACTTTTTATTTTGTGAGGGcctgtcatcatcactatcacctataacatgtatttatgttAGGAATGATAATGGACATGCCACATATCCAGTTGTATGATCAGGTTCTATGTACATCAACAATTACGACATGATTTTGGAAGATTGTTTATAATTTGTCTTCCTGTGAGTTGGTTCCCAGATCATTATTTTTGCCTTAGATGGGAAACAACTGATATTATTGAAAGGGAAAGTCTCCATCTTTTCAGATGCATtagtatttataataaataaatgtttatttaagtttccacaattcttttcttttctgtatttcctTTATTGGTTGAATCAGTCCTTGAtaatagaatttctttttttactctgtGATAAATATAccacttgtttattgttttatgaCTTTTTAAATTAAGCAAACATTGAAATTCTAAACATTCTTGCAAATATAAAATCTAACATAATGTTGTCAAATtactcataaaaataattttgataaattttcttGTGTTGGTTATGTATTTGAGgattgtgaattgttaaaaaaaaaacaactttaaattCCATTATAGGATTTGGGTTTGGATGCATCGATCTTTCAAAATTATCAGAAGCTGCATTTAACTATTGGAACGTTGGTATTACTAAGTGAATCAGAGGTTGAAAAAGCTACAGAATTACTGAacaaatgcaatgaaaatttaattCGGTAATGCTTTACTGGTTTCTTTGAAATAACTTAATTTGTTTTAGCAGCAAATTAAATTAGGAATGTATCTAACCAAACCAGATTGTGACAGTAGCCAATTGAAATAGGAAGTTTTTCTTTGGATTATGATGCTTTCATTTGAACATGGAATTTTATGGTTTTATGTCTATACTGACAATTACTTCATCACTATGTCTGACTTATTTACAGCTTCCTATAAGACTTAGTTGTGTTTAAATCTTTAGATAATGGAAGATATACAGAAACTTTTCAGTCATAATCTTCTCAGATAAATTTGAGTTTGAATAGGTCATTTGTATAGATAAcccaatgtgtaaatatatttcaactagTGCAAGTGCTTAATTTCATAGGTTTACTTCCAGGATAATattgattcaaattttggcacaaggccagcaatcttgggAGGagaggcaagtcaattacatctatcccagtgttcaactggtaattattttattgaccctgaaaggatggaaggcaaagtcagccttggtagaatttgcactcagaatgtggaggtggatgaaatgtcactaagcattttgcctgtgctaacaattctgcaagcttgccaccttaactttcaggataatattaaaatatagcaTAGTCTGTATTGATGTCTCTGTACTGTGCTGTACAGCAAGACATGTCTATGCTGTTGCCACTCCACCAAATATGTCTGTTACTGCTACATGAAAAAGCATGTCTCTGGTAATGTTGCTATTTGACAAAACATGTGTCAGTTAATGTTGCTGCATGACAAGACATATCTGTGTTAATGCTACTACATGACAAGACATGTCTATGCTGCTATGTGACAAAACATGTCTCTGTTAATGCTGCAACATGAGTTGTCTCTTTTGCCACAAAGCATGTCTCTGGTGCTGTTAAATATCTGATTTAGTAAATAAAGAAGTATTTTAAATACATAATTGTAATTTATCTTccatttataacaaatattatttgtAGGCCACTTTTAAAAGATGAACCCCTTCACTGTCAGCTTGTTGGCTTGGAATATATGAATGATGATCCTGGAGCTGTAGATGTTCTTTATATTAAAGTAATCCAACCAGAAAATTCTGAAAGGTGAGACTTTCTAGAAGCATTCCGTTTTATATATCTTGACAAGATGTGCATAAAAGACTCCTAAGTTAAGTTCTTACATTCTTTTTCTTGATatgtaatttcaataattttattctaACCCTCAGCATTCGCGAATGATGGTAGTTTGTGTTGTGAAGTTGTTTATTCCTGTATATAGTGTGAAATAAGTTATTGTTTACTGTTTAAGGTGGTTGCCATTTTACttgataaatatctaaatattctaGGAATCTTCATTTAGCATTGAACAATTGTGAAGCATCTATTATTATGATGGTTATCAGATAAGTAAGTTATTGTCATTTCCCATGTTAATACTGCCCATCCCTCACAACCTTCTAATGGATGGCTGtacttctttttatatatgatgCATTTGTGCTCATGTCTAGATATGTTGTGTGAAAtggatatatacacgtacatgtctATGTAGGAAAAACATGTAtaaatgttgtttgtgtgtgtatgtatgtatctatctatctatctatcatatcatcatcgtcatcgtttaatgttcatcttccatgcatgcatgggtaggatgattGACAGGAGGCACCCAGATTACTGTGcttgttttggcagggtttttatggctggatgcccggactgagtgctttttacatggccccaggacaggcaaggtcagttttggtatgatttttacTGTTGGATGCCCTACCAAATtccaaccaatttacagtgtaGATGGGATGCTttgttacatgacaccagcactggcagggttaTCAAGGAACTtgtaagacaaggaattttgagaggggaggaggcattggaggaggggatcttATGTCAGATGAGAGGTTAGAGAGTGACAGAGACACagaaaggcagaaacaggtgtcttattatagaggaggaggaggcgttAATTGaagtgtacaatattatatatccattacagccgATCTTACCAATTGATTTTGCACCAGGGATTCAACAGGGTGTTAAATAGCAGTCCAATTATGTAACCCTGTGTATGCTTTGTTTATCTTTTAGTTGAATTCTTTGGAGTATTTGTGTAGGTATGGAGTATGTGTAGGAGTACcatatgtataggagtgtataCTGGGAGGTGGAAAAAGGATTTATTGGGTGAATGTCTGTTGTGTTATGTTGTGTTATGTTGTGTAGTCTAAATCTtgagtgcatttgtgtatgttctGGTCAAACATTTTGCTGGATTCTCAGGTATTGGATTGTAGGAGAGTCGAATTTGGGGAACTGGAGATTATAGTCATGATAGTGCTTGTAGGTATGATAGAATGTATTTTTGTTCATGTGGGCAAGGATTGAAAATTTTACTTTTGCTGTTCAGATAGATGCCTGGATGTTAGGTTTTCTTTATTATGGCTCTTTTCTCATGGCTCTTTTCTCAGGTAGGCATAATCTGCATTACCTGCTGCTATAGAAGTAAGCTTTGCATTTCTTCAATATCCTCCACTTTATGTTGTACTCTCTGGTGCTTTCTTTCAACAACCATACATGCTTGGCCAGCATTGTGGCATTTTGTCTCTCCAGGATGTTGAAGGAGGACTTGTGGTTGTTGTATCAGGTTCTGAAGAGCCCATCAATTGCTCCCACATACTTTCGCATGTTTGGTTACCCATTTGGTTCAGTTGCTGTTTTCTCTGCCTCATATACAATGGTTTCTGTATTACAGTGGCCGTTAAGTGGACATGCTGTGATAGCCCTATATGAGCATCCTGCTTCTGTCTCAGGTGTGGACCTACTTACTAAAATCTCTTTTTTACGTTGCGTGCATGATTAAAAGAAACCCTCAGGGTGTGcctgttaaatattttatctatttgtatGAGGGGTGTGTTTGTCTACTAAGCTTAAGAAAATCTTACCCACATGAGTTTTAACACTTAAAGAGAAGGGAGGTGTGAACCACAACACTTTCCAGTGACATTTTCTCTTGAGGGGTTAGGGTCTGGTATATAATTAATCTTTTCCTTAAAACTGCTGGCAGtcttgtagatgtgtgtgtgtgtgtgtgtgtgtatatatatatatatatatatatatatatatcattatcatcatcatttaacattctttgtccatgctggcatgggttggatggtttgaccagggttggcaagctggaaggctgcaccaaactccaatctgatttggcatggtttctatgggtggatgcccttcctaatgccaactacctaagagtgtaatgggtgcttttatatgccaccagcatgggtgccatttgtgtgacaccagtatctgtcacgactgcaattttacttagtttgatgggtttcttctcaagcacagcataaatccaaaggtcttggtcatttgtcatttgtcattgccgcCATGAGGCCCAACAGTTGAaatgtgcttttcacatgccactggcatcagccactttgcctctgtgagacccaacacttggaaggtgctttttatgtgccactagcatgggtgccagttatgtgatgccagcattggccatgactatgatatatgtatatatatatatatatatatatattgttgatgccataagaattttataaacttttgagagaatgtgaaatcttttaatatatctcaaagcacatacacataaaactatAAACAAAAGCATGTAAACATTGAATAGAAAAACCCctgtggagagaaaaaaaataaaaggctgCCTATGTCTATCATGTCTACAGGAGATGGGGGTTCATGTGACATGAACCTACATCTCCTGTAGATATGACAGCCTTTgatttttttctatccaaaaggatTTTTCAACCCAGTATTTACATGCGGAACCTGTTATCAGTGAAACATGTTGGAAAATTACTACAGGAGTAGTAAGGTTTTGACATTTGATAACTGATGATTTATCATTTAATTGTTACGCAAATGCTGTCAAATTTATTATTTGAATACCTTTTAGGCTTGAAGTATTGTGTAATCAGTTAGTTGAGAAATTCACAGTGGCAGGATTAATGCAGAAAGACTACGACCGTGTGAAATTACATGCAACCATAATGAATACACTATTTCGCAGTGATCCTTCAGGTGTTGCTCGTGTTCAATCAAATCGTGGAGCCCCAAGAAAATCTTTTGATGCTAAACAAATATTAAAGGTAAGTAATAACATAGGTTACAAAATAGAGTACACTCCCTTGTATTAAATACTTCACAGCtgtgatttcttttttgttacattgtgttttaaaatatttaatcctACCCATTTGTGGTCTTAGTCTAAATCTTGCCTTAGtcacttttgtctttcatttctctggaGTCTATGAGGAGATTTCTTAATGAATTTTGAATGACCCCCTAAGACTAAAACAAAAACTAGAAACCAGacttgatacacatacacacttactccTCTATTGCTCATTGAATGTCTTGCTTGATTAAATGTTTCAGGAAGGAATGTCAAGTAAAAGAATTGCAATTGAGGAAAGTATCATCTGCAAAATGAGTCTGTATTCATGTGATGGggtatttttaaaagtttttatatCTAAGAAGGTAGCTTGCTTTAACAGTCACCTGTGTCTTTGGATTTGGGGTCTTTGATGATTGGAAATTTGCTTCTGTCCATTTTATGACTGaaatacacacctatataaagTTTTGTACAGTGTACTTATGTGAATTTTACATCAAATCTCACTATTTCAGGCATAACAGAGCAATCAGCAGAAATAATCACTAGTAGCTGCTATCACAAATCtgtatattaatcatcatcatcatcatttttccatgctagaagGGGTTGGAcaatttgctttccatgctagcatggtttggacaatttgactgagggcttgcgaaccagatggctgtaccaggctccaatcttgatctggcagagtttctacagctggatgcccttcctaatgccaaccactccgagagtgtagtgggtgcttttatgtgccaccggcatgggggccagtcagataatgatcacgcttgaaaggtaccctttacgtgccaccggcatggaagcgagctagccgctctggcaacaatcaagcttggatggtgctcttagcaccctactagcacggggcactagtgccagtaaggcgatgctggtaacgatcacactcgaatggtgccttttatgtgccactggcacggaagccaggtagctgctctgtcaatgatcacgcttgtatggtgctctttgcaccccgctagcatggatgccagtcatcgaatttgattttgatttcacttgcctcaacaggtcttcgcaagcagagttttagtgtccaaaacCTGTTCATAACCTTCACATGCAATTCTAAATGGAAAGAGATTCAAAATGAACTCTTCTCAAACCAACAGCCTAACGATAGACATGACATAATTGCAAGGGTCTTCAGACAGAAGGTTATCAAGCTCATGCAGTTACTGACCAAAGATAAAGTGTTTGGTTCCACTAGATGCCACATGTATACAATAGAGTGGCAGAAACGTGGACTTCCTCATGTACACATCCTGCTCTAGCTTACAAACAAAATCCATGCCAGAATGATAGACAAGTTCATCAGTGCAGAGATTCCAGATCCTCAGAAAGATCCAAAACTTTTTAATGTGGCCAAGACCAAAATGGTTCATGGTCCATGTGGGAACATCAACTTACATGCTCCATGCATGCAGGATAGAAAGTGTACAAAAGGTTTTCCAAAGAAGTTCCTTCAAGTGACACAGACTGTACATGATGGCTATCCACTCTACAGAAGAAGAAGGCCAAGTGATGGTGGATTTGAAACCACCATCAAGAAGTCATCTCATACTGAAATTCTAGTTGACAATAGGTGGATAGTGCCATACTGTCCCCTCCTCTCCAAGATATTCAACATACACATCAATGTTGAGTTCTGTAACTCAGTGAAATCCATTAAGTATGTGTGCAAATATGAGAACAAGGGATTTGACATGGCAGTCTTTGCAGTTCAGGATTCAGAGAACAATG from Octopus sinensis linkage group LG19, ASM634580v1, whole genome shotgun sequence includes these protein-coding regions:
- the LOC115222184 gene encoding activating signal cointegrator 1 complex subunit 1 isoform X3 is translated as MEVLRPSLLKIGNRIYRKYPTSQTESKQAKDELFEDYAEYAKDESCDNVEVVATEKGFEGKMSIASEYFKYIIGKKGETKKRIENETRTQIRIPTRGQDGDIVILGRDKKGVVSAYTRLELLVISARQKQPFTHFLSIPITAKSIHNQVLEFKEDVLRECDGDLGLDASIFQNYQKLHLTIGTLVLLSESEVEKATELLNKCNENLIRPLLKDEPLHCQLVGLEYMNDDPGAVDVLYIKVIQPENSERLEVLCNQLVEKFTVAGLMQKDYDRVKLHATIMNTLFRSDPSGVARVQSNRGAPRKSFDAKQILKKFGNFDFGSYYIGEIHLSKRYSSGKDGYYIPAAVIKLP
- the LOC115222184 gene encoding activating signal cointegrator 1 complex subunit 1 isoform X1, producing MKDEVIMEVLRPSLLKIGNRIYRKYPTSQTESKQAKDELFEDYAEYAKDESCDNVEVVATEKGFEGKMSIASEYFKYIIGKKGETKKRIENETRTQIRIPTRGQDGDIVILGRDKKGVVSAYTRLELLVISARQKQPFTHFLSIPITAKSIHNQVLEFKEDVLRECDGDLGLDASIFQNYQKLHLTIGTLVLLSESEVEKATELLNKCNENLIRPLLKDEPLHCQLVGLEYMNDDPGAVDVLYIKVIQPENSERLEVLCNQLVEKFTVAGLMQKDYDRVKLHATIMNTLFRSDPSGVARVQSNRGAPRKSFDAKQILKKFGNFDFGSYYIGEIHLSKRYSSGKDGYYIPAAVIKLP
- the LOC115222184 gene encoding activating signal cointegrator 1 complex subunit 1 isoform X2, producing MDMEVLRPSLLKIGNRIYRKYPTSQTESKQAKDELFEDYAEYAKDESCDNVEVVATEKGFEGKMSIASEYFKYIIGKKGETKKRIENETRTQIRIPTRGQDGDIVILGRDKKGVVSAYTRLELLVISARQKQPFTHFLSIPITAKSIHNQVLEFKEDVLRECDGDLGLDASIFQNYQKLHLTIGTLVLLSESEVEKATELLNKCNENLIRPLLKDEPLHCQLVGLEYMNDDPGAVDVLYIKVIQPENSERLEVLCNQLVEKFTVAGLMQKDYDRVKLHATIMNTLFRSDPSGVARVQSNRGAPRKSFDAKQILKKFGNFDFGSYYIGEIHLSKRYSSGKDGYYIPAAVIKLP